The following is a genomic window from Sciurus carolinensis chromosome 15, mSciCar1.2, whole genome shotgun sequence.
TCTAGAAGCCAAACCTGTGTTCTTATCTACTCTCAATATAGTTTCAGAAATGCCAATTtcctaattgttttattattaaaaattaacattccTTGTTGTCtgaattctaaattctaaaataattaaattatttaaattctaaataatttaatttatgggTTTACATTTTGTATGCATTTGGTGTGCCACCAACTTAAAGGAGCACTGAATGAAACTTTTCCTAATCTTTCTTCTGTTACTCTTTTCTAAATCCTTCTTTTGGAAGTTCCAATTTCCAAAGAATGAATTTTCTTGTTGTGAACTCTTTCTCCTAGTGGAACCATCAGTTTTTatgaacccaggagtcaagaggGGACAGAATGAAGATTGCCCTCCCTAATACACACAAAGGACACGAGCTAGCAGCTGCTATGTTATTACTCTAAGAGGTAGATCCTGTGGCATTTTCCATTATTTCCATTCACAACCTGACCTGGCTCCATGTTCTAAGATGTGCATTCACTAGAAAGGGAAAGTGACCATGATATCATTATGGTATTTACCAAAGTAAATCGATAACTACACCACAGATCATATTAAAcgttaaagaaaagaaactaacaTTATTGAGTACTTCCTAAGATGAGGTATCACAAGGGGAACTTTCACTTCATGTCATCTTATTTAATGTcctattttttcaattattatcttTTGTTTTCCCCCAACCCTGTCAGGAAAAAATCCCTTTCATTATCCAGGGACTTACCTGTTCCATTCTTTCTAGAAGGTTCTCCAATTCTGTAAtctgactttgtttttcttcaagttTGTCAGTGACTTGATTTAGATTTTCGACATGTTGTttcaatttctgttctttttcaagcTTCTTAACCTTTGGTCAGAAAAAAACATTACCagacttttgtttttatgaaactGTACATATAAAAACGTGTCCCTCTAGAATTTTCTAACTAGCCACAAAAATGAATAACTCACACTTGTTCAGAATTATTCTTTTGATTTCagtgttttcttcaaaataatacTGATGAATGCAATACTACATCAGTAgagaataatatataaatatgattcCTAGAATGTTGACATTTGTTACCACAAAATGCACCTCCTAAAATGGTACGAGAAAGACAGATGCtaatttaagaaaagcaaaatatctgactttttcttaacaaaaattatctagaataaaacatagaagCTTATGTGTTCAGTTGAAAGTGTTTCCTTTTCAATTAGGAAGTGTCATAAAAGCAGAATAATCCCTCAtgtgtttgggattttttttcccaggTACACTACAGGAATTGAAAGATCACAGAAGAGAAGAGTCAAGTGGCTGCCCACTTGGGAGTGTTTCAACTTGACTTCTATCTGACACGAACATAGATACCTGTGAATGCATTTAGCAGAACTTgagatttgttaaaaaaaaaaaaaaaatctgtctgcTCTTGGAAACTCCAGGTGCGCATTCCTGCCAGGCTGCCAGGGGTGAGGCTGATATCCCATCACGAGGACATGCATGTCCTGTCACTAAAGATCCCACTGCTCACACAGTGCACCTCCCAGACGCATGAGCCAGGCAGGccatttcattctgcttatgTTCTTCACACCACGCTGCACACAGATGTGTTTGTGGCCATCAGCACCATGGCCCGAAGCAGGAGGGGCATCACCTAGCTGTGCATTTCCTACTGTGCTCCCAAGGGGACCTTCCTAAGACCCGACCTGGCAGAGACCCAGGTGCCCCACCCTATGTTTTACATTTTGAgtttcagcacacacacacacacacacacacacacacacacacacacatgttctcTCCTCCAATCCTAGAACATTTTTCAGACATTTATCTGCCTCAGCACACATACTTCTGatataaaagcaaagaaaaaaaatgagtgtgtgcatgtgtgcacatttatttttatatttttaaatatatttgtgtgcacacataatttttgtttgtttatttttcctgatcAGAAGAATGTATTCTAGCACCCAAACAatcttccatccatttatctggcCCAACTTTTTCCTTCTAGAGACAAGAAAACCCAAgtccagagaaaaagaaatgactctATCTGGACCATCTCATTAAAGGCAGGGAAGAGGAGGCACCAGCCAGCCCGGATCACCTGGCAGGATGGCCCTGCCTCCTGTACCTGTGCTGTGCAGGGGGCACTGGGCAAGAATGGCAGGCAACACAGCAGCTCAGCCACACTGGGGTGGGCTCAGCAGAGGTGAGGCAATCAGCACAAAGATGGCTATTCTGCCTCTGCACTGCCAGATCATTGGCGCTGGCTTGTTCCACATCTAACTCCCCCAGGAAGAGGGTCTGGACCGTCCTGCGTGAGGTTGGCTCCCAGAGTCAAGCCGAAAGTTGGTACCTGGAGCAAGTGTTTACTGTCTTCATGCTTCTTTCTCACGTCTTCAGACTGTGTTTGgtagttttcaaataatttctggGCCACATTTCTCAGAGCTGCTGCTCCTGCTTCTCTGGAGGCTTCCAGCTAGAAAAAAGGTCCCTCTGCATGTTTTGACATttccaggaaaaagggttaaaggCAGAACATTTTGATGGGCAATTAAAAACACAGGCCATAACTAAACCATTTGCACCCTCATAGACAATGGATGGGAGAAAGGACGCTGTTACTCAGTAAAGGAAAATGTCTGCTTAGCGGGTCAGGGAATGGAGGTATATCTGTCTCAGCCAAGTCAAAACAGAGCTCTAGGTGCTGGATGGATGCCTGGCGCGGAGAGACAGCGCCCTTAAAGAGCTCCACCAGGTCCCATCAGCATACACGCCGAAGTGCACGTTGGCACTGTTGGCACTGATGGCTGATAACTATACTAAAAGGTGTAGCTTCCTGAAATAGAAGTATTTGGGCAACAAAATTTAAGTATTGTGAATCCTTCAAAGTCTTAAATAGGGAAATTAATAGatagggaaaatgaaaaaatcccCAAGCTAATGTGtcctgggaaaagggagtgaaaaaaaGGCCATGCACTGACAGCCTTCGTCTCCCACCGCAAATGTGTCCCAGGTGCTGGCTGCAGATGGGGAGGGGGTTTTATCACCCCAAAAGTAAGAGCCTCTAGGAGGCATTAATTTCCTTCAAAGTAAATCCTCTCTAGATGCTGCCCACAGACCCCCCCAGCCCAAAAAActtcaaattcctgagtgcccaataAAACTCATAtattcactagaccacccctcaaaataacttatataaacccagtccctttctttgttcagtggctcatttttcaccaggaaagtgggtccaccagCACTATTTCATCCCTACATCCCCTGTCCCAGTGTGAAactttgttcctgaataaacaACTGAGATGATTCATGAGGTTTGCATCTAgcccagtctttttgtgctaacagaaATAAAGATGACTGCAAAGAATATCTACTAGGATATTCACTGCAGGACTGAATATAAAATAAGGcccccaaaagaaaacataaagcatGCAACAATGGACCCATTAAATCAATAGTGAGACATTTGACTATGAATGCTataattaatgtttattaaatatacaaatgctttttaaatgtattatggTAAAGAACACTTAGCATGAGACCCAGCCTCCTGAATTTGGAAGCGTTCAGTACAGCATGGTTAACTGTAAGCTCAATATCCAAAGCAAGCCTTCAAGACTTACTCATCTttcataactgaaactttatacccaCTGAACTTCTGTAAGAtttcttcaataataaaaataatcctcaagggctggggagatagctcagttggtaaaatgtttgccttacaagcacagggacctgggtttgatccccagcacctcaaaataataataataataataataataataataataataataatcctcaaAGTAAACCAAGGTGAGACCTAATTTGTGAAATAGAGAAGTGCTTCTGTACATGTGTGAGCTCACCTGTGGACCTGTGGATGTGTGTGGATGTCACTCAGCCTGCACAAATCCACAGATGCTAACCACCTGACGGCTCCAAAGCTCAAAATGTGAGATTTGAAATTTCTCCTAATGGTCATACCTTGATTTTCAATACTTCATTCTGTTTGTTCACTTCTAAGAGCTGCAGGTCCTTTCCTCTCAGTTTTTCCATGAGCAAATCCAAACTGCAGCAAGAGGGGTCTACTTCAGAGTCGGGGCTATTTTGAAAGTTTCCACAAGGCTGAAACAGACAAACCTGATATCACTGAGCTGATGACTCCTTTCCTCGCGAACTTGGACAACAATGATTATCACTCAGCATGACAAAAATCAAAGCAGCTggcctctactttttttttttttcttttttctttttgtataggagattgaacccagggcaccttACCAgttagccacattcccagttcttcatattttttattttgggagagtgtctcatttagttgttgagggccttgctgagttgctcagggcctcactgaatcACTAAGGCTGAAttcaaactttcgatcctcctgtctcagcctcccaagttgctgggattacaggtgtgccctatAGCACCAGGTTGGCCTCTACATTTGCTCAAATTTGAACAAATTCTTACAATAAATGAGGTAGAACAACATGACTTatgccttttctatttcctatggTTTCAAACATACTGTTAAATGCATTTTAGGAGATAATATCCACAAGACCAGATTTCTTATCTAAGTTATGGgcataaatatattttggttatACTGCATTACATACTAAAATAATCAGATCTATTAGCTATAATACATAATATTCAATGTTTCAATGTAATTAAATTATATCTCATATTAAATTTCCAATCAGAGATATCAGAATGGGGTGCCACTGCCATTATAACTCTATGTAAACTGTAGCTCACCGAAACTATACTTGGACCACAAATCTCACCTGGAATCTTGAACACCTAGAGGTAGAAAGAAAATCAGCACACTGCCAACTTTTTACTGTCATCAATTTTACAGAATCCAAGGACCAGAATCCAAGCTACATAGCAAGTGTAAGAACTCACAGTACAACCTCTTGATATCCATCCTGTgctctttaaatttatttcaaggagGATGGAAACAAATTATACAAATACTCAATTTGCTAAGCACATATTATGTgccaggtctttttttttaatgttttctatacACTCCATTGTCATTGTCTTAATACTCAAAATACTAGAAGACATTATGGCCTtcatacagatgaggaaactgaaggtgaaagtttAACAAGCCCAAGGTTATGTGTAAAATAACTACTACAACCAGAACTAGAATGTGAGTTTGCTTCACGACTGAGCCTTTCTTCTTTCCACTACATATACTGactatatttacaaaaataaagcccAAAAAGAATACAGTGCAGAGAGATTTATACCCGCCCTTATCAGAACTCTGCTAATTTTGTCTGTTATGTCCCAACCCCAGTGTATACACTCACCATCCATATAATAAgtaggaattattttcttttaaaatttgttattgaaTATTTGGCAGAAAACTCCTGTGGAAGGTAGATTATTAGCAATGATACAAGGCTATAGAGGACATAGATCAGTGCTTTTCAGACTTTAATGTTTGAGAAGAATCAGTTGGTGAAGGAGCTGGTTAAGGACGCAGGTCCTGAAATAAGGGAGCCTGGACTGCAGCTGCATACCTAACAAGCTCCTAGAGATGCTACTGCCACTAAGACTGAGCCCGTACATGGAGCAGCAAGGCCCTGCACTATGACAGAGCAACCTCCACAGGGCCAGGTAGCTGATATTTTGGTGCTCAGTTGTTCTGCTGAGCTTCTGGATTTGATAAGGCAGCCCATGTCTTCATAAGAAGCTATGTCCACCAAGGCCACCAACAGCTCCATCTTGCTATTTACAATGGCCAGTCCTCAATTTACTTGACCATGAACAACATTGGACAGAGCAGGCCCTCCCTCTTTCTGAAATCACTTCCACACTTGCCCTCAGTGACTCCATTTCCAAGGCTGCTCTTCCTGGTCACTCACTAgcttcttgtctcagcctcctgtgaTGGTACCTCTTCCTGACACCTAAACTTTGGGAAGCTCAAGATGCAGTCCTTAGATTGTCTCCTGTTTCTATTTATAGTCACCTGCCTGGGAATCTCTTTCAGTTTTAGAACTTTAAGTACCCCTAATGGTGACCCAAATCTCTACCCTGTAACCTGGACCCAGTGCCCAGACTGCTACCCTCAACTCCAGAATCATGCGTCCAGCTGCCTACTCCATGGAGGTCAGCCAACTCAACATGGCCAAAATGATTTTGATATTCCCTATCACCCCCAAGCACACATTCCCCCACCCCAGTTTCAGAGCacttaatttaagaaaataattgggGCTAACTGTatcagcttggaaggctgaggatgATGAAGGGGACTCTATTATACATCACACCCTCTGTTCTGATGGTGTACTCTGTGACCATACTGTGGGTGACACTCATGACTGGCTTAGATGTAGTTAGCCTGGCACAATCCAGATTAGGTGAAGTGCAAACTGTTCCACCTTAGGTACACGAGGTTGGTCTTGAAATGGAAGATGTTGGCTGGCAAGATCCTCACTCAACCCAAGCCTAATGTCTTCAACTGTGCGTTCACTGGTGTGGCCCAGGTGAGTCCACAAGCTTATATCTTAGTCTGTCATTGGGAAATGTTGCTGCCAGGTATCCTTCCTGTGCCAACATCTTCCCATATACATCAGGTAAATTAGCTCCCATTAAAATATTCCAACAAGGCCTGTCCATTCCAATGTGCTCTGCTTACTGGTGGACAAAGATTCCACACATTGGGCCATTAATATCTTTAgatacatatgaaatattttacctTCGAagcttcaaagaaaaataattaccagAAAATTTGCTTAAATAAGATCAATATGGCTTTTTGCTAATTTTCTGAAAGAATGCAAGTAGTAAATTTTGGTAAATTCATTACCTTCGCCTCCAGTTTGTGATTTGTACTGTTAGGTCCTACTTCATCTTTAAACATTTGATTTCTGATCTTTTCCAAAGTAGTTCGAatctagaggaagaaaaataattattttttgcaaAGGCATTTAATGcccaatactttttaaaaaaaaaaatctataccagCTATAAAATACCTCATTTTTCTAGAAAGTAACATATAGATGCTGATGTCAGATTTAAACGTCAACTTAACTTGCATTTAGGCTGATACTATTTAGATTGCTGAAATAACAATTTGgctcttaaatatatttttcattcaaactaaaaaacctgATAAGCTAAATTAATATCAtactacaaaatatttatttagtaattaGTACTTAATATTATctacttggttttattttatctACATAGTAATTTAGTACTAATTTACTGTTTAATAATTACTACAAAGCAATTACTATTTAGTAATCACTACAAAATAATTACTATCCAGTAATTACTACAAAATAATTACTACCCAGTAATTAGTATGAAATAATTGCTATTAAGTAATTACTACAGAATAATCatctaaaagaaattaatataaatttatgtatGAAATAGAAGCCCCATGTCGTGATGACCGATGGACTTGCAAGAGACTCAAAGATCATTTAATTAGTTGATCTAAACAAGTTATGAACTATCCACATCGGAGTTTATCCATCTGTTCTAAGAAACAGTTAATATGAATATCTCTTTTGTTAGCCCTTATCATCTTGGATTCTTGTAAGACCTCACATTTTAATGAAGGAGTGCCAACGTGTAGTCATTAGCAGTGGCTGCCCCAAACTGTGAAGAGGAGCCAGGTAAAGAGAGAGACGCTCAGCAGGAAACATAAACATCTACTTGGGAACACAGTACCAGCACTCATGAAACCACCGGGAAAGGTTATAAAACAGTAGGAAATCCAGCAGAGAATAGCATGGGGCAAATTAAGTGCTGATAGGTGTTCTGAACCCTCCTGGCCCATCACTCAGTTTTACTggggaaagaaaatcattttactcCAAGTGTAGGATCAGGTTCATATCCTCAAAAGAAATCACTAACCGTGTGTTCAAATTTCAGCTGCCAAGGCCGTCCTTTGCCAGACtagatttgtttcttttatattttccatggGGAAAAATAAAGCCCACCAATCCATACTagaatttatcttaaaaaatcgTATCCTGAAAATGACCTCCGGCACCCAAATACCTTTTTCACATATTCAGTCTCTTCAATAATGTGAGCTGACGTAGATTCATACGAGGCAGAAAGATTGTCCATCTTGCCCTTTGGGGGAACTTCTGTGGTCACTGTTATTGTTGTCATTGTGAACTCGGGctttaagaaaacataaatgagCTTATTAGCAAAACAGTGTTTCCTGATTTATGATTGTGTGATTCACAAACTTACAGAAGTTCACTATAATCAAAAGTAGACAAAAATTGTAAGTACTCAGTATCTATAGATACCCATTAAAATTGAATATGGAAGCAAGATAATTCAAAAcaatcataattaaaatttttttaaaaaattaaataatctgagatgggaaaatgtgaaatttctttttctttagccTCATCTTAAAATTACTATTAAGCAAGAATGGCGGACATTGCCAGGTATGGCGGCAcccactgtaatcccagcagctggggaggctgaggcatgaggatcctgagttcaaagccagccttagcaacttagcaaggacctaagcaacttagggagaccctgtctctaaataaagtataaaaaggggctggggatatggctcagtggttgagtgcccctgagttcaatccccagtactcaaaaaaaaaaaaaaaaaaggaatgggtgAATGGGTGCATGTGTTATTCACCTTTATTTTCTCACATGCTGTCAGTGCTTAAGGAATTTCTACAGAATTAACAATACAATTATAACAAAATCATGTTGTGTTGTGTGAGCATGTATCTTTATATATAGTCTACAAAGGCTATTTATGAAAGAACTATTTGTAATAGTGAAAgactggagaaaaaaccaaatgCCCACAAAAATTGGATTGGTTAAATAAATCCAATTGATTGTGGAATTATCTCCAGGGTGCATTGTTCAATTAAAGGTATGATACTGAAAGGAACATATAGGATCCTATTTTCTATGAGAAGAGTGGGGAATGGGAATGGAAGAGGAAAATCTATGTCTTACAGTTTTGACATAgagccataaaaatattttaaataactaaaacagaatttagaaaagttaatcacacagaataaaaacaaaatgaaaaaatgaatgcatCTACATATTGAGTTGATGGCATAGAATTATTTCAGTTGATTCTAAAACACATACCAATCATTGGTGTGCTATATTTATTGTAAGAACAAAAA
Proteins encoded in this region:
- the Ccdc68 gene encoding coiled-coil domain-containing protein 68 isoform X1, producing the protein MTTITVTTEVPPKGKMDNLSASYESTSAHIIEETEYVKKIRTTLEKIRNQMFKDEVGPNSTNHKLEAKVCLFQPCGNFQNSPDSEVDPSCCSLDLLMEKLRGKDLQLLEVNKQNEVLKIKLEASREAGAAALRNVAQKLFENYQTQSEDVRKKHEDSKHLLQVKKLEKEQKLKQHVENLNQVTDKLEEKQSQITELENLLERMEQEKRTLLERKLSLETKLLQLESNTAYAKSCQDLQTEISILQEQISHLQFVIHSQHQNLRSVILEMEGLKNNLKEQDKRIENLKEKVNILEAQNKELKTKVALWSEIPRTKASKAVSTSEMKTEGTSPYVMLIRLRK
- the Ccdc68 gene encoding coiled-coil domain-containing protein 68 isoform X3 encodes the protein MTTITVTTEVPPKGKMDNLSASYESTSAHIIEETEYVKKIRTTLEKIRNQMFKDEVGPNSTNHKLEAKVCLFQPCGNFQNSPDSEVDPSCCSLDLLMEKLRGKDLQLLEVNKQNEVLKIKLEASREAGAAALRNVAQKLFENYQTQSEDVRKKHEDSKHLLQVKKLEKEQKLKQHVENLNQVTDKLEEKQSQITELENLLERMEQEKRTLLERKLSLETKLLQLESNTAYAKSCQDLQTEISILQEQISHLQFVIHSQHQNLRSVILEVRLIECISLVDDGRIKK
- the Ccdc68 gene encoding coiled-coil domain-containing protein 68 isoform X2, producing MTTITVTTEVPPKGKMDNLSASYESTSAHIIEETEYVKKIRTTLEKIRNQMFKDEVGPNSTNHKLEAKPCGNFQNSPDSEVDPSCCSLDLLMEKLRGKDLQLLEVNKQNEVLKIKLEASREAGAAALRNVAQKLFENYQTQSEDVRKKHEDSKHLLQVKKLEKEQKLKQHVENLNQVTDKLEEKQSQITELENLLERMEQEKRTLLERKLSLETKLLQLESNTAYAKSCQDLQTEISILQEQISHLQFVIHSQHQNLRSVILEMEGLKNNLKEQDKRIENLKEKVNILEAQNKELKTKVALWSEIPRTKASKAVSTSEMKTEGTSPYVMLIRLRK